From a region of the Vicugna pacos chromosome 35, VicPac4, whole genome shotgun sequence genome:
- the SPAG6 gene encoding sperm-associated antigen 6 isoform X2: MSQRQVLQVFEQYQKARTQFVQTVAELATRPQNIETLQNAGVMSLLRPLLLDVVPTIQQTAVLALGRLANYNDDLAEAVVKGGILPQLVYSLAEQNRFYKKAAAFVLRAVGKHSPQLAQAIVDCGALDTLVVCLEDFDPGVREAAAWAFSYIARHNAELSQAVVDAGAVPLLVLCIQEPEIALKGIAASALSDIAKHSPELAQTVVDVGAIAHLAQMILNPDAKLKRQVLSALSQIAKHSVNMAEMVVEAEIFPVVLTCLKDKDDYVKKNASTLIREIAKHTPELSQLIVNAGGVAAVIDCIASCKGNIRLPGIMMLGYVAAHSENLAMAVIISKGVPMLSVCLSEEPEDHIKAAATWALGQIGRHTPEHARAVVVTNTLPVLLSLYMSTESSEDLQIKSKKALKNILQQCTYLPAIEPLLYDAPPNILKHVVGQFSKVLLSWIFRHTSAESGQLSTTYSLNKVVTIQIHRRMSQNS; the protein is encoded by the exons GTGTGATGTCTTTGCTGCGGCCTCTTCTTCTGGACGTGGTCCCAACGATTCAGCAGACTGCTGTGCTGGCTCTGGGGAGACTGGCTAATTATAATGACGACCTAGCAGAAGCGGTTGTGAAGGGCGGCATTCTTCCTCAGCTCGTTTATTCATTGGCAGAACAGAAt CGGTTTTACAAGAAAGCGGCTGCCTTTGTGTTACGAGCAGTTGGTAAACACTCCCCTCAACTAGCTCAGGCGATAGTGGACTGTGGAGCGCTGGATACACTGGTTGTATGCTTGGAAGATTTTGACCCTGGAGTCAGGGAGGCTGCAGCCTGGGCATTCAGCTATATTGCGAGACATAATGCAG AACTGTCACAAGCTGTGGTGGATGCGGGAGCCGTTCCTCTTTTGGTGCTCTGTATCCAGGAGCCAGAAATTGCTTTGAAAGGGATTGCTGCTTCAGCCCTTAGTGATATAGCAAAGCATTCTCCAGAGCTGGCGCAGACAGTGGTGGATGTGGGAGCGATCGCTCACTTAGCCCAGATGATCCTGAACCCTGATGCTAAATTgaag CGTCAGGTCCTTTCTGCTCTCAGTCAGATCGCAAAACACTCTGTGAATATGGCAGAAATGGTGGTTGAAGCAGAGATTTTCCCTGTTGTACTCACGTGTCTGAAGGACAAAGATGACTATGTGAAGAAAAATGCTTCCACTTTAATTAGAGAGATTGCAAAGCATACACCTGAG CTTTCGCAGTTGATCGTGAATGCAGGGGGAGTTGCTGCTGTGATCGACTGCATCGCATCCTGCAAAGGGAACATCAGGCTGCCGGGCATCATGATGCTTGGCTACGTGGCGGCTCATTCTGAGAACCTGGCAATGGCAGTCATCATCTCCAAG GGTGTGCCCATGTTGTCAGTCTGCTTGTCGGAGGAACCAGAAGACCACATTAAGGCTGCTGCCACCTGGGCCTTAGGACAGATTGGGAGACACACTCCCGAGCACGCCCGGGCTGTCGTGGTCACCAATACGTTACCTGTTCTGCTTTCTTTGTACATGTCAACAGAAAGTTCTGAGGATCTTCAAATAAAA AGTAAAAAAGCCTTAAAGAATATCCTGCAACAATGCACCTATTTACCAGCTATTGAGCCATTACTGTATGACGCTCCTCCCAATATTCTGAAGCATGTGGTTGGACAGTTCAGTAAG gtatTACTCTCCTGGATATTCAGACACACTTCTGCAGAGAGTGGACAGCTATCAACCACTTACTCACTGAACAAAGTTGTAACTATACAAATTCATAGAAGAATGTCTCAAAATAGTTGA
- the SPAG6 gene encoding sperm-associated antigen 6 isoform X1, whose product MSQRQVLQVFEQYQKARTQFVQTVAELATRPQNIETLQNAGVMSLLRPLLLDVVPTIQQTAVLALGRLANYNDDLAEAVVKGGILPQLVYSLAEQNRFYKKAAAFVLRAVGKHSPQLAQAIVDCGALDTLVVCLEDFDPGVREAAAWAFSYIARHNAELSQAVVDAGAVPLLVLCIQEPEIALKGIAASALSDIAKHSPELAQTVVDVGAIAHLAQMILNPDAKLKRQVLSALSQIAKHSVNMAEMVVEAEIFPVVLTCLKDKDDYVKKNASTLIREIAKHTPELSQLIVNAGGVAAVIDCIASCKGNIRLPGIMMLGYVAAHSENLAMAVIISKGVPMLSVCLSEEPEDHIKAAATWALGQIGRHTPEHARAVVVTNTLPVLLSLYMSTESSEDLQIKSKKALKNILQQCTYLPAIEPLLYDAPPNILKHVVGQFSKVLPHDCKARRLFVTSGGLKKIQEIKAEPGSLLQEYINSINSCYPEEIVRYYSPGYSDTLLQRVDSYQPLTH is encoded by the exons GTGTGATGTCTTTGCTGCGGCCTCTTCTTCTGGACGTGGTCCCAACGATTCAGCAGACTGCTGTGCTGGCTCTGGGGAGACTGGCTAATTATAATGACGACCTAGCAGAAGCGGTTGTGAAGGGCGGCATTCTTCCTCAGCTCGTTTATTCATTGGCAGAACAGAAt CGGTTTTACAAGAAAGCGGCTGCCTTTGTGTTACGAGCAGTTGGTAAACACTCCCCTCAACTAGCTCAGGCGATAGTGGACTGTGGAGCGCTGGATACACTGGTTGTATGCTTGGAAGATTTTGACCCTGGAGTCAGGGAGGCTGCAGCCTGGGCATTCAGCTATATTGCGAGACATAATGCAG AACTGTCACAAGCTGTGGTGGATGCGGGAGCCGTTCCTCTTTTGGTGCTCTGTATCCAGGAGCCAGAAATTGCTTTGAAAGGGATTGCTGCTTCAGCCCTTAGTGATATAGCAAAGCATTCTCCAGAGCTGGCGCAGACAGTGGTGGATGTGGGAGCGATCGCTCACTTAGCCCAGATGATCCTGAACCCTGATGCTAAATTgaag CGTCAGGTCCTTTCTGCTCTCAGTCAGATCGCAAAACACTCTGTGAATATGGCAGAAATGGTGGTTGAAGCAGAGATTTTCCCTGTTGTACTCACGTGTCTGAAGGACAAAGATGACTATGTGAAGAAAAATGCTTCCACTTTAATTAGAGAGATTGCAAAGCATACACCTGAG CTTTCGCAGTTGATCGTGAATGCAGGGGGAGTTGCTGCTGTGATCGACTGCATCGCATCCTGCAAAGGGAACATCAGGCTGCCGGGCATCATGATGCTTGGCTACGTGGCGGCTCATTCTGAGAACCTGGCAATGGCAGTCATCATCTCCAAG GGTGTGCCCATGTTGTCAGTCTGCTTGTCGGAGGAACCAGAAGACCACATTAAGGCTGCTGCCACCTGGGCCTTAGGACAGATTGGGAGACACACTCCCGAGCACGCCCGGGCTGTCGTGGTCACCAATACGTTACCTGTTCTGCTTTCTTTGTACATGTCAACAGAAAGTTCTGAGGATCTTCAAATAAAA AGTAAAAAAGCCTTAAAGAATATCCTGCAACAATGCACCTATTTACCAGCTATTGAGCCATTACTGTATGACGCTCCTCCCAATATTCTGAAGCATGTGGTTGGACAGTTCAGTAAG GTGCTGCCCCATGACTGCAAAGCTCGAAGGCTTTTTGTAACAAGTGGTGGACTTAAAAAGATTCAAGAGATAAAAGCAGAGCCTGGATCTCTCCTTCAGGAGTACATCAACAGTATTAACAGCTGTTACCCAGAAGAAATAGTAAG gtatTACTCTCCTGGATATTCAGACACACTTCTGCAGAGAGTGGACAGCTATCAACCACTTACTCACTGA